The DNA sequence CGGCTGGGCCTGCTGCGCCGGCGCGACGAGGAGCGCGCGGCCGCCGTATGGGCCGAACGGCTGCAGCTCAAGGCCGAGCGGCTCTCCGACGCCGTCACCACCCTCTCCGGCGGCAACCAGCAGAAGGTGGTCCTGGCCAAGTGGCTGGCCACCGAGCCGCGGGTGCTCATCGTCGACGAGCCCACCCGCGGCATCGACGTCGGGACCAAGGCGGAGGTGCACCGGCTGCTCTCCGAGCTGGCCGGGCAGGGCATCGCCGTGCTGATGGTCTCCAGCGAGCTTCCGGAGGTGCTCGGCATGGCCGACCGCGTCCTGGTCATGCACGAGGGCCGCATCACCGCCGAACTCGGCCGCGACGAGGCGAGCGAGGAGTCGGTCATGTACGCGGCCACGGGCCAGAAGGACGGAGCGGCGGCGTGAGCGCAGACGACGACATCCCGGCCGGCGGCGCGCCGACGGGCGCCGCCGCGCAGGCGGCCCCGCCCGCGCCGCAGGCGGCGGGCGGCTCCGGCCGAGCCGCGCCGAACGGTGCTCTGGAGGAGCACGGCGGCGGCAGCCCCCGCGCCGGCAGGCGCATCCGCCAGGTCCGCGAACTGGGCATCCTGCTCGCCCTGGTACTCCTGGTGGCCGCGACCACGCTGACCGATCCGGGGTTCCTGTCCGCGCAGAGTGTGCAGGACCTGCTGCTGGGCGCGACTCTGCTGACGATCCTGGCCGTGGGCCAGTCGATGGTCCTGATCACCCGCAACGTCGACCTGTCGGTGGGCTCGGTGATGGGCCTGTCGGCCTTCGCGACGGGCACCCTGTTCGTGTCCTTCCCCGGCCTGCCCACGCCCGCGGTGATGCTGGGCGGCGTGCTGGTCGGCACGGTGTGCGGCGTGGTCAACGGAGTGCTGGTGGCCGCCGCGCGGGTGCCGGCGCTGGTGGTCACCCTGGGCACGCTCTACATGTTCCGCGGGATCGACTACTGGTGGGCCGCCGGCCGCCAGATCAACGCCGCCGACATGCCGGACGGCTTTCTGGGCCTGGCGCGCGTCACACTGCTCGGCGTGCCGCTGCCCGCGTTGATCGCCGTGGCCGTGGTGCTGGCGGCGGGCTGGTACCTGCGCAGCTACCGCAGCGGCCGGGAACTGTACGCCGTGGGTTCCGAGCCCGCCGCGGCCCGCCTGGTCGGCATCCCCGTCGACCGCCGGGTGTTCGCGCCGTTCGTGGTCAACGGTTCCCTCGCGGGCCTGGCCGGCGTGCTCTACGCGGCGCGCTTCGGCACCCTCGACGCGACCGTGGGCACGGGCCTGGAACTGGAGGTCGTGGCGGCGGCCGTCGTGGGCGGCGTGGCGATCTTCGGCGGCAGCGGCACCGTCTACGGCGCCGCGCTGGGCGCGCTGCTGCTGTCGACCATCGACGCGGCGCTGCCGATGCTGCAGGTCGACTCCTTCTGGCAGCAGGCGGTCGTGGGCCTGCTGATCCTCGTCTCGATCGGACTGGACCGGCTGCTGGCGCTGCGCACGGCGCGCCGGCTCCGAGGAGGTGGTTCACGTGGGGCCTGAGGTCGACACGCCGGGCACTCCCGCTGCGCCCGCCGCGGGCGGGGAGCGCACCGCAGCAGCGCGCACCGCCGCGCCCGCGCGGCCGTCACGGGTGTCCGCGCTGCTGCGCACGCGCGAGGCGTCGATCATCGGGGCGCTCGTCGCCTCGGTGCTGGCGGCCTCGCTGCTGGTCGACGGGTTCGCCAGCGGCCGCAACGCCGGGTTTCTGGTCCTGGACATCGCGGCCATCGCCTTGATCGCGCTGCCGATGACCCTGGTGATCATCACCGGTGAGATCGATCTGAGCGTGGCCAGCACGCTCGGGCTGACCAGCGCCGTCATGGGCCAACTGTGGGTCATGGGCCTGCCGCTGGAGACGATCGTTCCGCTGTGCGTCCTGCTGGGCGCCGTCCTGGGCGCGCTCAACGGGATCCTGGTGACGGTCGTCGGGCTGCCGTCGCTGGCGGTGACGATCGGGACGCTGGCGATGTACCGGGGTCTGGCCTATGTGGTGCTGGGCGACCGGGCCGTGGCCGACTTCCCGTTCTCCTGGACCGGCGGGGCGACCTCGCGGCTGCCCGGCACCGACATCCCCTGGATCGCGCTGCTGATCGCGGTGCTGGCGGTGGTGTTCGGGCTGGTGCTGCACGCGACGCCGGTGGGCCGCTCGCTGTACGCGATCGGGGCCAACGACGAAGCCACGCGCTTCTCCGGAATCTCGGTGCGCTGGACGAAGCTCTGGCTGTTCGTCGTCTCGGGCACCGTCGCCGCCGGCGCCGGGATCTTCTGGACGCTGCAGTACGGCAGCGCGCGTGCCGACAACGCCTTCGGGCTGGAGCTGTCGGTGGTGGCCGCGGTGCTGCTGGGCGGCGTGTCGATCTTCGGCGGGCGCGGCGCACTGCCCGGCGTGCTCGCAGGCGTGCTGCTGCTCGGCACCATCCGCAACGCCCTGCGGCTGGCCGACGTCTCCTCCGACGTGCTCAACATCGTCACCGGCCTGCTGCTGGTGATCTCGGTGGTGCTGCCCAACACCCTGGCCCGCCTAAGCGAGCGCCGGGCCCGCCCCGCGCCGCCCTCCTAGGGCGGCTCGCACCCTTTCCCCTTCCCTGCCGAATTCCCCCGCATCCGAAGGAAGAGTCCCATCATGAGAAAGCACATCCACTACGGCGTCACCGCCGCCGCCCTGGCCGGCGTCATGCTGGCCGCCTCGGCCTGCGGCGGCACCACCCGCGGCGACGAGGGCGGCTCGGGCTCCGGCTCGGGCGGCGGCCCCACCGCCGAGGCCGACCCCGACGCCGAGATCCCCGAGGGCCTGTCCATCAGCTACCTGCCCAAGCAGCTGAACAACCCCTACCACGCGGTCGCCAACAGCGGCGGCGAGAAGGCGGTCGAGGAGCTGAACGGCGAATACAAGGAGGTCGGCCCGTCCGAGGCCACCGCCTCCTCGCAGGTCAGCTACATCAACACGCTCAGCCAGCAGGGCAGCGACGTCATCGTCATCGCCGCCAACGACCCCAACGCGGTCTGCGGCGCGCTGAACCAGGCCCGCCAGGCCGGCAGCGTCGTGGTCACCTACGACTCCGACACCAAGCCCGACTGCCGCGACCTGTTCATCAACCAGGCCACCGCCGAGGACATCGCCAAGGTCCAGGTCGAGATGATCTCCGAGCAGATCGGCGGCGAGGGCGAGATCGCCTTCCTCTCGGCGACGCCCAACGCCACCAACCAGAACACCTGGCTGGAGATGATGGAGGAGGAGCTCGCCAAGGACGAGTACTCCGGCATCGAGGTCGTCGACACCGTCTACGGCAACGACGACGACCAGAAGTCCTTCAACGAGATGCAGGCCCTGCTGCAGACTCACCCCGACCTGGCCGGCGTCGTCTCGCCGACCACGGTGGGCCTGGCCGCAGCCGCGCGCTACCTCAGCGGTTCCGACTACAAGGGCGAGGTGGCGCTGACGGGCCTGGGCACCCCCAACCAGATGCGCGAGTACGTCAAGAACGGCACCGTCGAGGAGTTCGCTCTGTGGGACCCGGCGGACCTGGGCTACCTGGCCGGGTACGCGGGCGCGTCGCTGTCGGCGGGGCGCATCACCGGTGAAGAGGGCCAGACCTTCCAGGCCGGCGAGCTGGGCGAATACACCATCGCCGCCGAGGGCGAGGTCGTGCTGGGCCCGCCCACGGTCTTCAACGAGGACAACATCGACGACTACGACTTCTAGGAGCCGCCCCGGGCCCACGGCCGCGGTCGGGGGTTGCGGCCCTCCCCCGACCGCGGCGGCCGCCGCACCGCATGCGGCGGCTCCCGCCACCGGATATCCGTGCCGTGACGCAAGAAAGGACGGCGATGCAGCGCGTCTGCTTCCTGCTCAAGGTCAAACCCGACCGCCTGGAGGAGTACCGGCGGCGCCACGCCGAGGTCTGGCCCGAGATGCGGGCCGCCCTGAGCGATGCGGGCTGGCGCAACTACTCCATCTTCTGCCGCGAGGACGGCCTGCTCGTGGGCTACCTGGAGACCGAGGACTTCGCAGCCGCCCAGGCGGCGATGGCCGCCACCGACGTGAACGCCCGCTGGCAGGCGGAGATGGCGCCGTTCTTCGAGGGTCTGGACGGCCGCCCCGACGAGGGCATGGTCCCGCTGACGGAGGTCTTCCACTTGGACTGAACCGCGATACCAGACGATCCACCGGATCCACCCCGCAATCCGCAGAACACCGGCTGCGGCCTGCGAACCGCCTCCGCTTCGGGGCAGCGGAACGACCTCCCCTTCACTGAGACATTCGAAGGAGCTTCCGAAATGACCGACCTCAGTGCCGTCAAGGCCGCACTGCGCCGGCAGACGATCGAGCTGCCCTCCTGGGCGTTCGGCAACAGCGGCACCCGCTTCAAGGTGTTCGGCCAGCCCGGTGTTCCGCGCACGCCCCACGAGAAGATCGCCGACGCGGCACAGGTGCACCGCTACACCGGCATCGCCCCCAGCGTGGCGCTGCACATCCCCTGGGACACCGTGGACGACTACGCCGAACTCGCCGCCTACGCCCGCGAGCAGGGTGTGCGCATCGGCACGATCAACGCCAACGTCTTCCAGGACGACGACTTCAAACTGGGCAGCGTCGCCAACCCCGATCCCGGCATCCGCGCCAAGGCCCTGGACCACCTGATGGCCTGCGTCGACGTCATGGACGCGACGGGTTCGGCCGACCTGAAGCTGTGGTTCGCCGACGGCACCAACTACCCGGGCCAGGACGACATCCGCGACCGCCAGGACCGTCTCGCCGAGGCCCTGGAGGCGGTACGCGACCGGCTGGGCCCCGGCCAGCGGATGCTGCTGGAGTACAAGCTCTTCGAGCCCGCCTTCTACACCACCGACGTGCCCGACTGGGGCACGGCCTACGCCCACTGCCTCAAGCTGGGCGAGGCGGCCCAGGTGGTGGTGGACACCGGCCACCACGCCCCCGGAACCAACATCGAGTTCATCGTCGCCTTCCTGCTGCGCGAGCACAAGCTGGGCGGCTTCGACTTCAACTCCCGCTTCTACGCCGACGACGACCTGATGACGGGCGCCGCCGACCCGTTCCAGCTCTTCCGCATCATGTACGAGGTGGTGCGCGGGGGCGGCCTGGACCCGGCCGAGGGGATCGCCTTCATGCTCGACCAGTGCCACAACATCGAACCCAAGATCCCCGGCCAGATCCGCTCGGTCCTCAACGCCCAGGAGGCCACCGCCAAGGCGCTGCTGGTCGACGCCGAGGCCCTGGCGGCCGCCCAGCGCGAAGGGGACGTGCTGGGCGCCAACGCGGTCCTGATGGACGCCTACGACACCGACGTCCGCCCGATGCTGGCCGAGCTGCGCGCCGAGCAGGGGCTCGACCCCGAACCCATGGCCGCCTTCAAGCGCTCCGGCTACCAGGAGGCCATCGCCGCCGAGCGCATCGGCGGGCAGCAGGCCGGATGGGGGGCGTGAGCACGATGGCGACCGTCTTCCGCCGCACCGGCACCCGCACCGCTCCCGCCCGCCTGCGCCTGGCCGGCGCCGGACTGGCCGCGCTCCTGCCCCTCACCCTGGCCGCCCCCGCGCCCGCCGCGGCCGACGTCGGCGCCGACCTGCTGCGCGACCGGGTGCTCGACGAGCGGGCGCTCTACTTCGTCAGCTACGACGGCATCGTCAACAACAACTCCTTCCAGCAGGACGGCATCCTCACCCACGGCCGCTACCAGTACGCCGCCTGGTACACCGCCGACCGCACCGCCGTCGTCGCCCGCCGCCCCGCGGGATCGGCCGCCTCGTGGCAGACCGTGCGCCTGCCGCACGAGCTGAGCAGGAACGACTCGCACAACGTCATCGCCCTCGGCGTCTCGGCCGACGACGGCCGACTGCACATCGCGATGGACACGCACAATTCGACGGTGTACTACCTGCGCTCCGACGCCGGCCTGGCCGACGGGGGCGGGCCGTGGAAGGCCGACTCCTTCGGCGAGGTCCAGCGCAGTCTGGCAGGCCTCGATCCGGGCGGCATCACCTACCCGCGGTTCGTCCCCACGCCCGACGGCGGCCTGCAGCTCACTTACCGCACCGGCGGGTCCGGAGACGGCGTACTGGAACTGGCCGAGTACAGCGGCGGGGACTGGAGCCGCGTGGGCGCGTGGTCCTCGGCCTCGGGCGACTACCGCGCCAACGGCGCCACCAGCACCACCCGCAACATGTACCTGCACGGGATCGGCTACGACGCCGACGGCCGCCTGCACGCCTCCTTCACCTGGCGCGAGACCGCGGCCGGCGGCGACATCCTGTGCGACCCCGGCGGTCTGGCCAACCACGACACCGGCTACGTCTACAGCGACGACGAGGGGCGCACCTGGCGCACCGACGACGGCGCGCTCGCGGCCGTGACCGGGACGCAGAACCGGGTCTCGGTGGACACGCCCGGCCACGTCGTCGACCCGCTCGGCGTCGACCACGCGCTGATGAACCAGGAGTCCCAGGCCGTGGACTCGGCGGGCAACCCGCACGTCATGATCAGCTACGTGCCGGGCCGCTTCACCCAGTGCGTGAGCGACTTCGTCGCCCAGCGCGAGCGGTGGGCGCGGCCCTTCCATGTGTTCCGGGACGATTCGGGCGAGTGGCACAAGACCGAACTGCCCGAGCGGGTGGGGGCCTTCGGGCGCTCGCGACTGGTCATGGGAGCCGACGACGACGCCTACGCGGTTCTGCCGGGCGGGAAGGTCCTGGCGGCGACGGCCGCCTCGGGCTGGAGCGACTGGCACACGGTCTACGACGGCTCGGGCATCGACGCGTTCGGCGAGGTGCTGGTCGACGACTCGCGGTTGGCCTCCGACGGCCGGCTGTCGGTCTTCTACCAGGAGCCCAGCACCGGCACGACGCCCTCGCCGATCCACGTCGCCGACTTCGCCGTCGAGTGATCCGAGCGGGGCACACACCGCAGCAGTCAGCACTATCAGGGGATTCAGGGGACGAGACGACATGACCGAGCAGACGACCCATCCACAGGTCGCGGCGCTGCTGGAGCGCTCGCACCGGCTGGGGGCCGACCCGCGCAACACCAACTACGCCGGCGGCAACGCCTCGGCCAAGGGCACCGACACCGACCCCGTCACCGGTGAGCCCACCGAGCTGATGTGGGTCAAGGGCTCCGGCGGCGACCTGGGCACGCTCACCGAGGCGGGGCTGTCCGTGCTGCGGCTGGACCGGCTGCGGGCCCTTACCGAGGTGTACCCGGGCGTCGAGCGCGAGGACGAGATGGTCGCCGCGTTCGACTACTGCGCCCACGGCAAGGGCGGCGCCGCCCCCTCCATCGACACCGCGATGCACGGCCTGGTCGAGGCGGCCCACGTCGACCACCTGCACCCCGACTCCGGGATCGCGCTGGCCTGCGCCGCCGACGGCGAGAAGCTCACCGCCGAGTGCTTCGGCGACCGCGTGGCCTGGGTCCCCTGGCGCCGGCCAGGATTCCAGCTCGGGCTGGACATCGCGGCGATCAAGCGGGACAACCCGCAGGCCGTCGGGGTGGTGCTGGGCGGACACGGCATCACCGCCTGGGGTGAGACGGCCGCGGAGTGCGAGGCGAACTCGCTGGAGATCATCCGCACCGCCGAACGCTTCATCGCCGAGCGGGGCGCGGGCCGCGACCACCCCTTCGGCCCCGTGGTCCAGGGCCGCGCGCCGCTTGCCGAGGCCGAGCGCCACGCGCGCGCGGCCGAACTGCTGCCGGCGGTGCGCGGGCTGGCCTCCACCGACCGGCCGCAGGTGGGCCACTACACCGACAGCGAGGCCGTGCTGGACTTCGTCTCGCGCGCCGAACTGGAGCGGCTGGCGGCGCTGGGCACCTCGTGCCCGGACCACTTCCTGCGCACCAAGGTGCGCCCGCTGGTGCTGGATTCGGCCCCCGACG is a window from the Streptomonospora litoralis genome containing:
- a CDS encoding ABC transporter permease, which translates into the protein MEEHGGGSPRAGRRIRQVRELGILLALVLLVAATTLTDPGFLSAQSVQDLLLGATLLTILAVGQSMVLITRNVDLSVGSVMGLSAFATGTLFVSFPGLPTPAVMLGGVLVGTVCGVVNGVLVAAARVPALVVTLGTLYMFRGIDYWWAAGRQINAADMPDGFLGLARVTLLGVPLPALIAVAVVLAAGWYLRSYRSGRELYAVGSEPAAARLVGIPVDRRVFAPFVVNGSLAGLAGVLYAARFGTLDATVGTGLELEVVAAAVVGGVAIFGGSGTVYGAALGALLLSTIDAALPMLQVDSFWQQAVVGLLILVSIGLDRLLALRTARRLRGGGSRGA
- a CDS encoding ABC transporter permease — protein: MGPEVDTPGTPAAPAAGGERTAAARTAAPARPSRVSALLRTREASIIGALVASVLAASLLVDGFASGRNAGFLVLDIAAIALIALPMTLVIITGEIDLSVASTLGLTSAVMGQLWVMGLPLETIVPLCVLLGAVLGALNGILVTVVGLPSLAVTIGTLAMYRGLAYVVLGDRAVADFPFSWTGGATSRLPGTDIPWIALLIAVLAVVFGLVLHATPVGRSLYAIGANDEATRFSGISVRWTKLWLFVVSGTVAAGAGIFWTLQYGSARADNAFGLELSVVAAVLLGGVSIFGGRGALPGVLAGVLLLGTIRNALRLADVSSDVLNIVTGLLLVISVVLPNTLARLSERRARPAPPS
- the rhaS gene encoding rhamnose ABC transporter substrate-binding protein, with amino-acid sequence MRKHIHYGVTAAALAGVMLAASACGGTTRGDEGGSGSGSGGGPTAEADPDAEIPEGLSISYLPKQLNNPYHAVANSGGEKAVEELNGEYKEVGPSEATASSQVSYINTLSQQGSDVIVIAANDPNAVCGALNQARQAGSVVVTYDSDTKPDCRDLFINQATAEDIAKVQVEMISEQIGGEGEIAFLSATPNATNQNTWLEMMEEELAKDEYSGIEVVDTVYGNDDDQKSFNEMQALLQTHPDLAGVVSPTTVGLAAAARYLSGSDYKGEVALTGLGTPNQMREYVKNGTVEEFALWDPADLGYLAGYAGASLSAGRITGEEGQTFQAGELGEYTIAAEGEVVLGPPTVFNEDNIDDYDF
- a CDS encoding L-rhamnose mutarotase; the protein is MQRVCFLLKVKPDRLEEYRRRHAEVWPEMRAALSDAGWRNYSIFCREDGLLVGYLETEDFAAAQAAMAATDVNARWQAEMAPFFEGLDGRPDEGMVPLTEVFHLD
- the rhaI gene encoding L-rhamnose isomerase encodes the protein MTDLSAVKAALRRQTIELPSWAFGNSGTRFKVFGQPGVPRTPHEKIADAAQVHRYTGIAPSVALHIPWDTVDDYAELAAYAREQGVRIGTINANVFQDDDFKLGSVANPDPGIRAKALDHLMACVDVMDATGSADLKLWFADGTNYPGQDDIRDRQDRLAEALEAVRDRLGPGQRMLLEYKLFEPAFYTTDVPDWGTAYAHCLKLGEAAQVVVDTGHHAPGTNIEFIVAFLLREHKLGGFDFNSRFYADDDLMTGAADPFQLFRIMYEVVRGGGLDPAEGIAFMLDQCHNIEPKIPGQIRSVLNAQEATAKALLVDAEALAAAQREGDVLGANAVLMDAYDTDVRPMLAELRAEQGLDPEPMAAFKRSGYQEAIAAERIGGQQAGWGA
- a CDS encoding BNR repeat-containing protein, with the translated sequence MATVFRRTGTRTAPARLRLAGAGLAALLPLTLAAPAPAAADVGADLLRDRVLDERALYFVSYDGIVNNNSFQQDGILTHGRYQYAAWYTADRTAVVARRPAGSAASWQTVRLPHELSRNDSHNVIALGVSADDGRLHIAMDTHNSTVYYLRSDAGLADGGGPWKADSFGEVQRSLAGLDPGGITYPRFVPTPDGGLQLTYRTGGSGDGVLELAEYSGGDWSRVGAWSSASGDYRANGATSTTRNMYLHGIGYDADGRLHASFTWRETAAGGDILCDPGGLANHDTGYVYSDDEGRTWRTDDGALAAVTGTQNRVSVDTPGHVVDPLGVDHALMNQESQAVDSAGNPHVMISYVPGRFTQCVSDFVAQRERWARPFHVFRDDSGEWHKTELPERVGAFGRSRLVMGADDDAYAVLPGGKVLAATAASGWSDWHTVYDGSGIDAFGEVLVDDSRLASDGRLSVFYQEPSTGTTPSPIHVADFAVE